In Oncorhynchus nerka isolate Pitt River linkage group LG21, Oner_Uvic_2.0, whole genome shotgun sequence, the following are encoded in one genomic region:
- the rrp36 gene encoding ribosomal RNA processing protein 36 homolog, with protein MSTMSSGHQKATMKRKQHQEVAVTVSRLDNKSKKTKSLSNKAPDSSGEDSELEENFALLSKKSSSGMIEEDQEESGREEDEYRLSGGEALEDASEEEANEENAESDGVDQTGLGSDTEDSEDVDDDAEQLESVNSRGEIQTEDDIKKELSTMSFEDIMKLQNKVGTKVYNEIAYGTTKAKQTPTKKRLNKNRPMEISAKRPAPFLRQVVPVKKSVSRDPRFDDLSGEYKPEIFEKTYRFINDIKQHERDVVQKKLKKPLKSNQKKEKLQFLLKRMENQERARKSREQQREKELEFKRKQREMAGQGLKPFFLKKSDKKKLELAEKYSELKKSGKLENFLSKKRKRNAGKDRRKLPFQQK; from the exons ATG TCCACAATGTCCTCCGGGCACCAGAAAGCAACTATGAAGCGAAAGCAACATCAAGAAGTGGCTGTCACTGTGTCTAGGTTGGATAACAAGTCAAAAAAGACCAAAAGTCTGTCAAATAAAGCCCCTGACAGTAGTGGTGAAGACTCTGAACTGGAAGAAAACTTTGCCTTACTCAGTAAAAAGAGCTCCTCCGGTATGATCGAGGAAGACCAGGAAGAGTCTGGACGAGAGGAAGATGAGTACCGTTTGAGTGGTGGAGAAGCTCTTGAGGATGCCAGTGAAGAAGAGGCAAATGAGGAAAATGCAGAGAGTGATGGTGTTGACCAGACAGGTTTGGGTAGTGACACTGAGGACTCTGAGGATGTCGATGATGACGCAGAACAACTGGAATCGGTAAACAGCCGTGGTGAAATACAAACAGAAGACGACATTAAAAAAG AGCTTTCAACAATGTCTTTTGAGGACATTATGAAGCTTCAAAACAAGGTGGGGACAAAGGTCTATAATGAAATAGCCTACGGAACAACCAAGGCAAAACAAACTCCCACAAAGAAACGCCTCAACAAGAATAG GCCCATGGAGATATCAGCCAAGAGGCCAGCCCCTTTTCTCAGACAAGTAGTTCCTGTCAAGAAATCA GTGTCAAGAGATCCTCGATTTGACGATCTGTCTGGTGAATACAAACCGGAGATCTTTGAGAAAACGTACAGATTCATCAACGACATCAAACAGCACGAGAGAGAT gtagtGCAGAAGAAGCTCAAGAAACCACTAAAGAGCAACCAAAAGAAGGAGAAACTTCAGTTCCTGTTGAAAAGAATG GAGAACCAGGAGCGGGCCCGGAAGAGCCGGGAACAGCAGCGTGAGAAGGAGCTAGAGTTCaagaggaagcagagagagatggcGGGCCAGGGACTGAAGCCTTTCTTCCTCAAGAAAT CTGACAAGAAGAAGCTGGAGCTGGCGGAGAAGTACAGCGAACTGAAGAAGAGCGGCAAGCTGGAAAACTTCCTCAgcaagaagaggaagaggaatgcTGGCAAAGACCGCAGGAAGCTGCCTTTCCAGCAGAAGTGA